In Pedobacter sp. SL55, the following proteins share a genomic window:
- a CDS encoding RagB/SusD family nutrient uptake outer membrane protein — protein MKKYLSILPVFLFLLTLGSCKKDYLDTTPSDQIDADKIFDNITNVKVALNGVYRAMYMQYSDQEQDGRPAIMITMDYMGEDIVHTATGTSYFRGAYRWVDHRSELNDLPYFAYRLYYRIIANANIILEGIDRVPDATEAQKNVIKGECLAIRGWAHFMSVQLFGKRYDAEALLNDPTGANSPLVTLGVPVVTKYFIRSATKKYRCRSI, from the coding sequence ATGAAAAAATATTTATCGATTTTACCAGTGTTTTTGTTTTTGCTAACACTAGGTTCTTGTAAAAAAGATTATTTAGATACTACACCATCTGACCAGATTGATGCAGATAAGATATTTGATAATATCACTAATGTAAAAGTAGCTTTAAACGGCGTGTACCGTGCCATGTATATGCAATATTCAGACCAGGAGCAAGATGGTCGCCCGGCTATCATGATTACTATGGATTACATGGGCGAAGATATAGTACATACCGCCACAGGTACAAGTTACTTTAGAGGGGCTTACCGTTGGGTAGACCACCGCTCTGAGCTGAATGATTTACCTTATTTTGCTTATCGTTTATACTACCGCATCATCGCAAATGCCAATATTATCCTAGAAGGTATAGATAGGGTGCCAGATGCTACCGAAGCACAAAAAAATGTAATTAAAGGCGAGTGTTTGGCCATTAGAGGTTGGGCGCATTTCATGTCGGTACAGTTGTTTGGTAAGAGATACGATGCCGAGGCTTTGCTTAATGATCCTACTGGAGCTAATTCTCCTTTGGTAACATTGGGAGTGCCAGTGGTTACCAAGTACTTCATTAGATCCGCAACCAAGAAATACCGTTGCCGAAGTATATAA
- a CDS encoding RagB/SusD family nutrient uptake outer membrane protein, translating into MDDAIVLLNGAPARGIYRTHIDQSVAKGIKARVALTQQNWIDAAKFALEAVQGYQLMSNASYLDGFSDMKNSEWMWGAHQLPDQLPAYGSFYAYMSSNFNSSHTRSNPKKINIDLYNSLSNTDIRKKLFCDNVDDFVNFPGVIDASTGQPVPSQVRAKYMHKKFVVADPAVSAGDIPYMRAAEMYLIAAEAKARQGLNAEALDILEPLAKNRDPNFVRPTNLAEILTDQNSLIMRQRRAELWGEGFRFLDLKRQNVALSRPGSSGHTGTLANWTARSAGFAYWQFLIPRRELQANPYMIQNPPN; encoded by the coding sequence TTGGATGATGCGATTGTATTGTTAAATGGTGCTCCGGCCAGAGGCATATATAGAACGCACATTGATCAAAGCGTAGCAAAGGGAATTAAAGCAAGGGTAGCACTTACGCAACAAAATTGGATAGATGCAGCGAAGTTTGCTTTAGAGGCGGTGCAAGGTTACCAACTGATGTCGAATGCTTCCTACTTAGACGGTTTTTCTGATATGAAAAATTCAGAATGGATGTGGGGAGCCCATCAATTACCAGACCAGTTGCCGGCTTATGGTTCATTTTATGCCTACATGTCGAGCAACTTTAATTCGTCGCATACCCGCTCAAATCCAAAAAAGATCAACATTGATTTGTATAATTCTTTAAGCAATACTGATATCCGTAAGAAATTGTTTTGCGACAACGTGGATGATTTTGTGAATTTTCCAGGTGTAATAGATGCTTCTACTGGTCAGCCTGTACCATCGCAGGTAAGAGCAAAATATATGCACAAGAAATTTGTAGTGGCAGATCCGGCGGTAAGTGCAGGCGATATCCCTTACATGAGAGCTGCCGAAATGTATTTAATTGCTGCCGAAGCAAAAGCAAGACAAGGTTTAAATGCCGAAGCGCTAGATATTTTGGAGCCGCTGGCGAAAAACAGAGATCCAAATTTTGTAAGACCAACCAATTTAGCCGAGATTTTAACCGATCAAAATAGTTTGATTATGCGCCAAAGACGTGCCGAACTTTGGGGCGAAGGTTTTAGGTTTCTGGATTTAAAAAGACAAAATGTTGCACTAAGTAGGCCGGGTAGTTCGGGTCATACGGGAACATTGGCTAACTGGACAGCAAGATCTGCCGGTTTTGCATACTGGCAGTTTCTTATTCCACGTAGAGAATTGCAGGCTAATCCGTATATGATACAAAATCCTCCTAACTAA
- a CDS encoding prephenate dehydrogenase, which yields MNIGIIGLGDMGRLYAVAFAAAGYKVCGTDLPVQLKMLKRELSPKNIEVLSNGHEVSRKSDFIIYAVAAELIEEVVSQFAQSTKYGAIVGGQTSVKHPEIVAFEKHLPKDTHIVTSHSLHGPGFSTQGQTLVVIRHRSTNQAYQKALEIYAALKSNIIEMDDYKQHDKIVADTQAVTHMGFESMGSAWKNAGFYPWDNPVYAGGIDNVKVLTTLRIFSYKSHIYAGLAILNPYAQKQVRVYAQVESELFALMISENEAAFRSKIQAAKNFVFSNESRPLLLNQEVMEAFSLADQTQNRKPNSHLSIISMVCAWHKMDVNPYDNLICQTPPFRLRLGIAEYLFKDEDLLEETIQAALFDKTIRKDDLEFHTAVHEWASIIGYGDMKGYKAHFEAAKSFFEGRLEKARKLSTEMIAKLMD from the coding sequence ATGAACATCGGGATTATAGGCTTGGGGGATATGGGCAGGCTTTATGCCGTTGCTTTTGCAGCAGCTGGCTATAAAGTTTGCGGAACAGATCTTCCTGTCCAATTAAAAATGTTAAAAAGAGAACTCTCTCCTAAAAATATTGAAGTGTTGTCAAATGGACACGAGGTCTCCCGAAAATCAGATTTTATTATTTATGCCGTAGCAGCAGAGCTGATAGAAGAGGTGGTTTCGCAATTTGCTCAGTCTACCAAATATGGCGCTATTGTGGGTGGGCAAACTTCGGTTAAGCATCCAGAAATTGTGGCTTTCGAAAAGCACTTGCCAAAAGATACGCACATTGTTACCAGTCATTCTTTACATGGGCCTGGTTTTAGTACCCAAGGGCAAACGCTCGTAGTCATACGCCACCGTTCTACCAATCAAGCTTATCAAAAAGCATTAGAAATCTATGCCGCCTTAAAGTCAAACATCATTGAGATGGATGATTATAAGCAACACGATAAAATTGTAGCCGATACTCAGGCGGTAACACACATGGGTTTCGAAAGCATGGGCTCTGCTTGGAAAAATGCAGGGTTTTATCCCTGGGATAATCCGGTTTACGCTGGTGGTATTGACAATGTAAAAGTTTTAACCACACTGCGTATTTTTAGTTATAAATCTCATATCTACGCCGGCTTGGCAATTTTAAATCCATATGCGCAAAAGCAGGTTAGGGTATATGCGCAAGTAGAAAGCGAACTCTTTGCACTGATGATTTCCGAGAATGAAGCCGCCTTTAGAAGCAAAATACAAGCAGCTAAAAATTTCGTGTTTAGTAATGAAAGTCGACCTCTACTATTGAACCAAGAAGTAATGGAGGCGTTTAGCCTAGCCGACCAAACTCAAAATCGAAAACCAAATTCGCATCTTAGCATCATTAGTATGGTTTGCGCTTGGCATAAAATGGATGTTAATCCCTACGATAACTTGATTTGCCAAACGCCGCCCTTTCGTTTGCGCTTAGGCATTGCCGAATATCTTTTTAAGGACGAAGACTTGCTGGAAGAAACCATACAAGCAGCGCTTTTCGATAAAACAATCAGAAAAGACGATTTGGAATTTCATACTGCCGTTCACGAATGGGCATCAATTATTGGTTATGGAGACATGAAGGGTTACAAAGCACATTTCGAAGCAGCTAAGTCTTTTTTCGAAGGGCGTTTAGAGAAAGCAAGAAAGCTAAGTACAGAAATGATCGCCAAACTAATGGATTAG
- a CDS encoding sulfite exporter TauE/SafE family protein — MSVLVFTLIVLVGAFLAGFLGSLTGLGGGVIIIPLLTLGLGVDIHYAIGASIISVIATSTGSAAAYVKEGLTNMRIGMFLEIATTVGAILGAVIAVYLNAAYVAVLFGCILIFSSLMTLKKKVDHTNLEYTSKGAKFFKLNGSYPVKGVDTPYAVKNVAGGFFMMLFAGTLSGLLGIGSGALKVIAMDNIMRLPFKVSTTTSNFMMGVTAAASAVVYLHRGQIDPGIAMPVCIGVLIGATVGAKVLVRAKTDKLKIIFAVVVTILALQMIYKGLTGGF; from the coding sequence ATGTCAGTATTAGTATTTACTTTAATTGTACTTGTTGGCGCTTTTTTAGCTGGCTTTTTAGGTTCGCTTACGGGCTTGGGCGGTGGCGTAATTATTATTCCGTTACTTACTTTAGGTTTAGGGGTCGATATTCATTATGCTATTGGTGCCTCCATTATTTCAGTAATTGCAACTTCTACGGGTTCTGCAGCAGCGTATGTGAAAGAAGGGTTAACTAACATGCGCATCGGCATGTTTTTGGAAATAGCTACAACTGTTGGTGCAATTTTAGGTGCTGTAATTGCGGTGTATCTTAATGCAGCTTATGTGGCTGTTTTATTTGGCTGTATCTTAATCTTCTCTTCTTTAATGACATTGAAGAAAAAAGTAGACCACACCAATTTAGAGTATACCAGCAAAGGCGCTAAATTTTTTAAGCTAAACGGTTCCTACCCGGTTAAGGGAGTAGATACACCTTATGCCGTTAAAAACGTAGCTGGTGGTTTTTTCATGATGTTGTTTGCGGGAACTTTATCTGGTTTGTTGGGCATTGGAAGTGGGGCGCTAAAAGTGATTGCTATGGATAACATTATGCGTTTGCCTTTTAAAGTATCTACCACTACCAGTAATTTTATGATGGGTGTTACTGCTGCGGCAAGTGCGGTAGTTTATTTGCACCGCGGACAAATAGACCCGGGAATTGCCATGCCAGTTTGTATTGGTGTACTAATTGGTGCAACGGTTGGCGCCAAAGTTTTGGTTAGGGCTAAAACAGACAAGTTGAAAATTATATTTGCGGTGGTAGTAACCATTTTGGCACTGCAAATGATTTATAAAGGTTTAACAGGAGGGTTTTAA
- a CDS encoding DUF1634 domain-containing protein, whose protein sequence is MEQTKNITDKDIQSLVGNLLRAGVYISMGIVILGGIIYLLDHANEKIDYVTFDINKVSLKTVGAIFSNVLTFKGAAVVQFGLLMLIFTPIARVLMAVISFFLEKDYLYVLIGLIVLAIIMASLSGGFAH, encoded by the coding sequence ATGGAACAGACTAAAAACATTACAGATAAAGATATTCAATCCCTAGTGGGTAATCTGCTAAGAGCCGGCGTCTATATTTCTATGGGTATTGTTATCCTCGGCGGAATTATCTATTTACTTGATCACGCTAACGAAAAAATAGACTACGTAACATTCGATATAAATAAAGTATCCCTAAAAACTGTAGGGGCAATTTTTTCTAATGTGCTCACTTTTAAAGGGGCAGCAGTTGTGCAGTTTGGTTTATTGATGTTGATTTTTACACCAATTGCTCGTGTGCTAATGGCAGTAATAAGTTTCTTTCTCGAAAAAGATTATTTATACGTGCTGATAGGTCTAATTGTGCTAGCTATTATTATGGCGAGTTTAAGTGGCGGCTTTGCACATTAA
- the rplC gene encoding 50S ribosomal protein L3: MSGIIGKKVGMTSIFDAEGRNIPCTVIEAGPCVVTQVKTEEKDGYSSIQLGYDEAKEKNVTQPLKGHYAKANTTPKRKLVEFSEFENALNLGDTVTVDIFAEGDYVDVVGTSKGKGFQGVVKRHGFAGVGGQTHGQHNRMRAPGSLGASSWPSRVFKGMRMAGRTGGDRVKVQNLQVLKVYAEQNLVVVSGSIPGAKGSYVILDK, from the coding sequence ATGTCAGGAATTATTGGAAAAAAAGTAGGAATGACCAGTATTTTCGATGCAGAAGGAAGAAACATTCCTTGTACTGTAATCGAAGCTGGGCCTTGTGTAGTAACACAAGTTAAAACCGAAGAAAAAGACGGTTATTCATCTATTCAGTTAGGATATGATGAAGCTAAAGAAAAAAACGTAACGCAACCTTTAAAAGGTCATTACGCAAAAGCAAACACTACCCCAAAACGTAAGCTTGTTGAGTTTTCTGAGTTTGAAAATGCTTTAAACTTAGGCGACACTGTTACTGTAGACATCTTTGCAGAAGGTGACTATGTTGATGTTGTTGGAACTTCAAAAGGTAAAGGTTTCCAAGGTGTTGTGAAACGTCATGGTTTCGCGGGTGTTGGTGGTCAAACCCACGGTCAGCATAACAGAATGCGTGCGCCAGGTTCATTAGGAGCTTCTTCATGGCCTTCACGTGTATTCAAAGGTATGCGTATGGCTGGTAGAACAGGTGGTGATAGAGTGAAAGTTCAAAACTTACAAGTATTGAAAGTTTACGCTGAGCAAAACCTAGTAGTAGTTAGTGGTTCCATTCCAGGAGCTAAAGGTTCTTACGTAATCTTAGATAAGTAA
- the rplD gene encoding 50S ribosomal protein L4: MEVKVVNISGKETGAKVQLPESVFGVTPNDHAIYLDVKQYLANQRQGTHKSKQRNEIAGSTRKLYKQKGTGGARAGSIKSPLFNGGGRVFGPQPRDYSFKLNKKLKSLARKSALAYKAQDNAVVVLEDFNFDSIKTKNYINLVNALNLAGEKTLLVLPEQNNNIYLSSRNIQKAKVITAGDLNTYDVLNAGKLLLTANSLKTLEEAFAK, encoded by the coding sequence ATGGAAGTTAAAGTAGTAAACATTTCAGGAAAAGAGACAGGTGCCAAGGTGCAACTTCCTGAGTCGGTATTTGGTGTAACGCCAAACGATCACGCAATTTACTTAGATGTAAAACAGTATTTGGCTAACCAACGTCAAGGTACGCACAAATCTAAGCAACGTAACGAAATTGCTGGTTCTACCCGTAAATTATACAAACAAAAAGGTACTGGTGGTGCACGTGCCGGAAGCATTAAATCTCCATTGTTCAATGGTGGTGGTCGTGTTTTTGGTCCTCAACCTCGTGACTATAGTTTTAAATTGAACAAAAAACTAAAATCATTAGCTCGTAAATCGGCTTTAGCTTATAAAGCACAAGATAACGCAGTGGTAGTTTTAGAAGATTTCAATTTTGATAGCATCAAAACTAAAAACTATATCAATTTGGTTAACGCATTAAACCTAGCAGGCGAAAAAACTTTGCTAGTGTTACCAGAGCAAAACAACAATATTTATTTATCAAGCAGAAATATCCAGAAAGCTAAAGTAATTACCGCAGGCGATTTAAATACTTACGATGTGTTAAACGCTGGTAAACTTTTGTTAACTGCTAATTCGCTTAAAACATTGGAGGAGGCATTTGCCAAGTAA
- the rplW gene encoding 50S ribosomal protein L23, producing the protein MEILQRPILTEKASALTEKANRFTFRVDHRANKLQIKSAIEQMYGVNIVALNTMVVQGKAKSRNTKAGLVTGRSPKYKKAIVTLKDGETIDYYANI; encoded by the coding sequence ATGGAAATCTTACAAAGACCAATTTTAACCGAAAAAGCATCTGCATTAACTGAAAAAGCTAACCGTTTTACTTTCAGAGTAGATCACAGAGCTAATAAGTTGCAGATTAAATCAGCTATTGAGCAAATGTACGGTGTTAACATCGTTGCTTTAAACACAATGGTTGTTCAAGGTAAGGCAAAATCTAGAAATACTAAAGCAGGTTTAGTAACTGGCCGTAGCCCTAAATACAAAAAAGCTATTGTTACATTGAAAGATGGCGAAACAATAGATTATTACGCGAATATTTAA
- the rplB gene encoding 50S ribosomal protein L2 — translation MGLRKFKPVTPGTRFRVGASFTEITATKPEKSLVVSSKKSGGRNNTGKMTMRYIGGGHKKSYRLIDFKRDKFDIPATVATVEYDPNRTARIALLHYADGEKRYIIAPEGLQVGQTLLSGEKATPEVGNTLTLARIPLGSIIHNLEIQPGKGAQLARSAGAYAQLAARDGKYATVKMPSGEVRSILVTCLATIGAVSNSDHANEVLGKAGRARWVGRRPRTRPVAMNPVDHPMGGGEGRSSGGHPRSRNGVLAKGFKTRSKKKYSNRFIIEKRKK, via the coding sequence ATGGGCTTAAGAAAATTTAAACCAGTTACTCCGGGTACCCGCTTTAGAGTTGGTGCTAGTTTTACGGAGATTACAGCAACCAAGCCCGAAAAATCATTGGTTGTATCTTCTAAAAAATCAGGAGGTCGTAACAATACAGGAAAGATGACGATGCGCTACATTGGTGGTGGTCACAAAAAATCTTACCGTTTAATTGATTTTAAACGTGATAAGTTTGATATTCCTGCAACAGTAGCAACTGTTGAGTACGATCCAAACCGTACTGCACGTATTGCGTTATTGCACTACGCAGATGGAGAGAAGCGCTACATTATTGCACCTGAAGGGCTGCAAGTAGGACAAACTTTGCTTTCGGGTGAAAAAGCTACTCCAGAAGTAGGTAACACATTAACGTTAGCTAGAATTCCTTTGGGATCTATCATCCACAACTTGGAAATCCAACCAGGTAAAGGAGCGCAATTGGCACGTAGTGCTGGTGCTTATGCACAATTGGCAGCGAGAGATGGTAAATATGCAACAGTTAAAATGCCATCAGGTGAAGTAAGATCTATCTTAGTAACTTGTTTAGCTACTATTGGTGCAGTTTCTAACTCTGATCATGCAAACGAAGTATTGGGTAAAGCAGGTCGTGCTCGTTGGGTTGGTCGTCGTCCTCGTACACGTCCAGTAGCAATGAACCCGGTAGATCACCCAATGGGTGGTGGTGAAGGTAGATCATCAGGTGGTCACCCTCGTTCAAGAAACGGCGTTTTAGCTAAAGGCTTTAAAACTCGTTCTAAGAAAAAATACTCAAATCGTTTCATCATAGAGAAAAGGAAGAAATAA
- the rpsS gene encoding 30S ribosomal protein S19, which translates to MARSIKKGPYIDHNVEKKVNSMNDSGKRTVIKTWSRRSMISPDFVGHTFAVHNGNKFIPVYVTENMVGHKLGEFAPTRTFRGHSEKKK; encoded by the coding sequence ATGGCTCGTTCAATTAAAAAAGGACCTTATATTGACCATAACGTAGAGAAGAAAGTAAACTCTATGAATGATTCAGGCAAAAGGACTGTAATCAAAACTTGGTCACGTAGATCAATGATCTCACCAGATTTCGTTGGTCACACATTTGCTGTGCACAATGGCAATAAATTTATACCAGTATACGTAACAGAAAACATGGTTGGCCACAAATTAGGGGAGTTCGCTCCAACTAGAACCTTTAGAGGCCACTCTGAAAAGAAAAAATAA
- the rplV gene encoding 50S ribosomal protein L22, translated as MEAVAKLNNCPTSPRKMRLVVDLIRGERVEKALHILKFTNKDAAERVEKLLLSAINNWEQKNSGSRPEESQLVVKSIMVGGGRQLKRLRPAPQGRGYRIRKRSNHVTIVVDSINVESKTN; from the coding sequence ATGGAAGCAGTAGCGAAATTAAACAATTGCCCAACCTCACCGCGTAAGATGCGTTTGGTTGTGGATCTTATCAGAGGTGAGCGTGTTGAGAAAGCATTACACATTTTGAAGTTCACTAATAAAGATGCCGCTGAAAGAGTTGAGAAACTTTTATTGTCAGCCATCAATAACTGGGAGCAAAAAAACAGTGGTTCTCGCCCTGAAGAAAGCCAATTAGTCGTTAAATCGATTATGGTTGGCGGTGGTCGTCAGTTAAAAAGATTAAGACCAGCACCTCAAGGTCGTGGTTACAGAATTCGTAAACGTTCGAATCACGTAACTATAGTAGTAGATAGTATAAACGTTGAATCTAAAACTAATTAA
- the rpsC gene encoding 30S ribosomal protein S3, whose amino-acid sequence MGQKANPIGARLGIIRGWDSNWFGGNNYADKLVEDQKIRKYLSARIAKGGVSKVVIERTLKRITVTIHTARPGIVIGKAGAEVDKIKEELKKLTKKEIQINIFEIKRPELDAQLVAEGVAKQLEARISFRRAMKSSIASTMRMGAEGIKIMTSGRLGGAEMARSEQYKEGRIPLHTFRADIDYALAEALTTYGKIGIKVWICKGEVYGKRDLSPNIGAANNAPGKGGRPEGNFGGRDGGRDNRGGGDRRNDKRGGGNRPGGQGGRDNRGGGANRGPRK is encoded by the coding sequence ATGGGACAAAAAGCAAATCCAATAGGCGCCAGATTAGGGATCATCAGAGGATGGGATTCTAATTGGTTCGGAGGCAACAACTATGCTGATAAATTAGTTGAAGATCAAAAAATCAGAAAATATCTTTCAGCTCGTATTGCAAAAGGCGGTGTTTCTAAGGTAGTAATTGAGCGTACATTGAAACGTATCACTGTTACTATCCACACAGCACGTCCAGGAATTGTAATCGGTAAAGCTGGTGCTGAGGTTGATAAAATCAAAGAAGAGTTAAAGAAATTGACTAAAAAGGAAATTCAAATTAACATCTTTGAAATTAAACGCCCTGAGTTAGACGCTCAATTAGTAGCAGAAGGTGTTGCAAAACAACTAGAAGCTAGGATCTCGTTCCGTAGAGCTATGAAATCATCTATCGCATCAACAATGCGTATGGGTGCAGAAGGTATCAAAATCATGACTTCAGGTCGTTTAGGTGGTGCTGAGATGGCTCGTAGCGAACAGTATAAAGAAGGAAGAATTCCTTTGCATACTTTCCGTGCCGATATTGACTACGCTTTAGCAGAAGCTTTAACTACTTATGGTAAAATAGGTATCAAAGTATGGATCTGTAAAGGCGAAGTTTACGGCAAACGTGATCTTTCTCCAAACATCGGCGCTGCAAACAACGCACCTGGTAAAGGTGGCAGACCAGAAGGTAACTTCGGCGGCCGCGATGGCGGAAGAGATAACAGAGGCGGTGGCGACAGAAGAAACGATAAACGCGGTGGCGGAAATCGTCCAGGTGGCCAAGGCGGAAGAGATAACAGAGGTGGTGGTGCTAACAGAGGCCCACGCAAATAG
- the rplP gene encoding 50S ribosomal protein L16, whose amino-acid sequence MLQPKRTKFRKMQKGRMKGLATRGAELSFGSFGIKSLEATWITSRQIEAARIAVTRYMKREGQVWIRIFPDKPVTKKPAEVRMGKGKGAPEYWVAVVRPGRILFEAEGVPMEIAKEALRLAAQKLPVQTKFVVRRDYVEA is encoded by the coding sequence ATGTTACAGCCAAAAAGAACGAAGTTCAGAAAGATGCAAAAAGGCAGAATGAAAGGTTTAGCAACTCGTGGTGCTGAATTATCATTCGGATCTTTCGGGATTAAATCTCTAGAGGCAACTTGGATCACAAGTCGCCAGATAGAAGCAGCCCGTATCGCAGTAACTCGTTACATGAAACGTGAAGGTCAGGTTTGGATCAGAATTTTCCCGGATAAACCGGTAACTAAAAAACCAGCTGAGGTACGTATGGGTAAAGGTAAAGGTGCTCCTGAGTATTGGGTAGCAGTAGTAAGACCAGGACGTATCCTTTTCGAAGCAGAAGGTGTACCAATGGAAATTGCTAAAGAAGCATTAAGACTTGCAGCACAGAAATTACCTGTTCAAACAAAATTTGTAGTACGTAGAGATTACGTAGAAGCATAA
- the rpmC gene encoding 50S ribosomal protein L29 yields the protein MKNSEIKGLSQEELVAKIAEEKQNLVKLKFAHTISAIENPNRITAARKTIARLNTELSALKKAAVATETK from the coding sequence ATGAAAAACTCAGAAATCAAAGGGCTTTCTCAAGAAGAATTAGTAGCTAAGATTGCGGAAGAAAAACAAAACTTGGTAAAGTTGAAGTTTGCGCATACTATTTCGGCTATCGAAAATCCTAACCGCATTACAGCGGCTAGAAAAACAATAGCCCGTTTAAACACTGAATTGTCTGCGCTTAAAAAAGCAGCAGTAGCTACAGAAACTAAATAA
- the rpsQ gene encoding 30S ribosomal protein S17, with product MERNLRKTRIGLVVSNKMDKSVVVAVERKVKHPIYGKFVKTTTKFMAHDEKNECGIGDTVEIMETRPLSKNKNWRLVQILEKAK from the coding sequence ATGGAAAGAAATTTAAGAAAAACAAGAATCGGGTTGGTAGTGAGCAACAAAATGGATAAATCTGTTGTAGTTGCAGTAGAACGTAAAGTGAAGCACCCAATCTATGGTAAGTTCGTTAAAACAACTACCAAATTTATGGCTCATGACGAGAAAAACGAATGCGGTATCGGTGATACAGTAGAAATCATGGAAACTCGTCCGTTGAGTAAAAACAAGAACTGGAGATTGGTACAAATTTTAGAAAAAGCTAAATAA
- the rplN gene encoding 50S ribosomal protein L14, producing the protein MVQQESRLNVADNSGAKQVLVIRVLGGTGKRYASIGDKIVVTVKSALPSGNIKKGTVSKAVVVRTKKEIRRKDGSYIRFDDNAAVLLNAQDEPRGTRIFGPVARELREKQFMKIVSLAPEVL; encoded by the coding sequence ATGGTACAACAGGAATCAAGATTAAACGTAGCCGATAATAGCGGCGCAAAACAAGTATTGGTTATCCGTGTACTTGGTGGTACTGGTAAACGTTATGCATCAATTGGCGATAAAATTGTAGTAACAGTTAAAAGTGCTTTGCCTTCAGGCAATATCAAAAAAGGTACTGTTTCTAAAGCAGTAGTAGTTAGAACTAAAAAAGAAATCCGTCGTAAAGATGGTTCTTATATCCGTTTTGACGACAATGCAGCAGTATTATTAAATGCTCAAGACGAGCCACGCGGTACACGTATCTTTGGCCCGGTAGCGAGAGAACTGCGTGAAAAACAATTCATGAAGATTGTATCATTAGCACCGGAGGTATTATAA